The Desulfitobacterium chlororespirans DSM 11544 genome window below encodes:
- a CDS encoding iron reductase codes for MLFLNRFTKTYQKVLFALGLSIVFLLITAVTRSTVKQAGGIACFFIAGILILAVFKVLFLEFVEDPDWRLKGKKVIEFLHTCFGWIVFVLVVYHSLYFLSLAFWPQNEISSNYYITGVLALIPMSLVVTSGLDKNIMARSKEIKSSYFNHIFMTILLAVLIVIHINFQ; via the coding sequence GTGCTATTCCTTAACCGCTTTACCAAAACCTATCAAAAGGTGCTTTTTGCTTTAGGCCTGTCCATCGTATTCCTGCTCATCACGGCGGTGACCCGAAGTACTGTTAAACAAGCCGGAGGAATAGCCTGCTTCTTTATCGCAGGCATATTAATTCTGGCGGTGTTTAAGGTTCTCTTCCTGGAATTTGTGGAAGACCCGGATTGGCGACTGAAAGGCAAGAAAGTCATAGAATTTCTGCATACCTGCTTTGGGTGGATTGTTTTTGTCCTGGTGGTCTATCATAGTTTGTACTTCTTGTCTTTAGCTTTTTGGCCGCAAAATGAAATTTCCTCCAATTACTATATCACCGGCGTCCTGGCTTTGATTCCCATGAGTTTGGTTGTGACCTCAGGCTTGGATAAAAACATCATGGCCAGAAGCAAAGAGATCAAATCCTCCTATTTTAACCATATTTTTATGACCATTCTTCTGGCGGTGCTGATCGTTATCCATATCAATTTCCAATAA